The following is a genomic window from Niveispirillum cyanobacteriorum.
GGGGGTCATGTCCATCTGCCCTTTCTTGTGGCTCTTGGGGGTCAAAGAAAAGCCAGGGGCGCCGTTCCCGCCGGAACGGCGCCCCTGTTGTCGATCCGGTCAGCGATCAGGATAGCCTGATCGCTGACAAAGACCAGTCGGGAAATCAGCCCGCGTTCGCCATGGCGATGACGGTGTCACCCATGCGGTTGGAGAAGCCCCATTCATTGTCGTACCAGGTCAGGATACGCACGAAGTTGCCTTCCATGACCTTCGTCTCGTTCAAGGCGAAGATCGAGCTGTGGCTGTCATGGTTGAAGTCGGTGGAAACCAGCGGCTCGGCATAGGCGCCCAGGATGCCCTTCAGCGGACCCGAGGCGGCGGCGTCCTTGATCAGCTGGTTGACTTCTTCGACGGTCGTGTTGCGCTTGGCCACGAACTTGAAATCGACGACCGACACATTCGGGGTCGGCACGCGCAGCGAGGTGCCGTCCAGCTTGCCCTTCAGTTCCGGCAGCACCTTGCCCACGGCCTTGGCGGCACCGGTCGAGGTCGGGATGATGTTCAGCGCTGCGGCACGGGCGCGGTGCAGATCCTTGTGGAACGTGTCCACGGTGTTCTGGTCGCCGGTGTAGCTGTGGATGGTGGTCATGAAGCCATGGGCGATGCCGATGCCCTGGTTCAGCACATGGGCGACGGGCGCCAGGCAGTTGGTGGTGCAGGAAGCGTTGGAGACGATCTTGTGATCAGCCGTCAGCTTGTCATGGTTCACGCCATAGACAACCGTCAGGTCTTCATCCGTTGCGGGAGCGGAGATCAGCACCTTCTTGGCGCCGGCGGTCAGGTGCTTGGACGCTGCATCGCGGCTGGTGAAGATGCCGGAGCATTCGAGCGCGATATCCACACCCAGCTCACCCCAGGGCAACTGGGCCGGGTCGCGCTGCTGCACGGAACGGATCGTGTGGCCATTGACGACCAGATTGCCGTCAACCACCTCGACCGTGCCGGGGAAGCGGCCATGGACGCTGTCATACTTCAGCAGGTGGGCATTGGAATTGGCGTCAGCCAGATCGTTGATGGCGACGACCACGATATCCTTGCGGCCGCTTTCGATGAGGGCGCGCAGAACCAGACGGCCAATACGCCCGAACCCGTTGATCGCAACTTTGACAGCCATGCTTTCCTCCGATTGAACGACGCCCGCGCCGGCTCTGGCACGGGGGCCGATGGGCCGCGTGCCGGCCCAGGTTCCCAAGCCCGAATTAACCCTT
Proteins encoded in this region:
- the gap gene encoding type I glyceraldehyde-3-phosphate dehydrogenase, with the protein product MAVKVAINGFGRIGRLVLRALIESGRKDIVVVAINDLADANSNAHLLKYDSVHGRFPGTVEVVDGNLVVNGHTIRSVQQRDPAQLPWGELGVDIALECSGIFTSRDAASKHLTAGAKKVLISAPATDEDLTVVYGVNHDKLTADHKIVSNASCTTNCLAPVAHVLNQGIGIAHGFMTTIHSYTGDQNTVDTFHKDLHRARAAALNIIPTSTGAAKAVGKVLPELKGKLDGTSLRVPTPNVSVVDFKFVAKRNTTVEEVNQLIKDAAASGPLKGILGAYAEPLVSTDFNHDSHSSIFALNETKVMEGNFVRILTWYDNEWGFSNRMGDTVIAMANAG